ATCGTACCGCTTGGGGGAAAATAAAAAAGGCAGAAATCAGGTATGGCTGTGAGTTAGTAAAAAAGAAATCTGGTGGAAAATCAGGCGGTGGCACTACTTTAACAAAAGGTGGAGAACAACTTCTTACAAATTTTGATAACCTTAATCAAGAAGCTGAAAAATATATGGAGACTCTATTTAATCAATATTTATAATATAAACAATCAGTCAGGGTTTAAGTAATCCTGACTGATTGTTTATATTATAAATACTAGAAAAAAACATTTAAATAAGAGTAAAATATTTACTGAATACGATTTGGCTTTAGAGAACCATCATATAAAAAAAAGTGATAACATTATAGCTTGTGCGTTGTATAAAATGATGTTATCCTATTTATAAAAATAGATTATATTTTTCTTGCTAATGTGATTAAGTTCACTAATTTAATTTCTAGGAGGTTTTAATATTATGAATAAAGAGGTTAGTATTAAGAAAATCCGAGAAGAGGCAGAGGAACTATACCGTGAAGGTAAATTTTTCTGTTCAGAAGCCATTGTTTATTCGATAAAAGAAAACTTTCAATTAGACATGCCTGATGAAATGGTAGCAATGGCATCTGGGTTTCCTGTAGGTATTGGAAAGTCTAAATGTCTTTGTGGTGCTGTATCTGGTGGTGTTATGGCTTTAGGCTATTTTTTAGGTAGAACAAAGCCGGGTGATTCTAAAGTTGCTAAAACATTAGAACTAGCTAATGAACTTCAACAAAGTTTTAAAGACAACCACAAAGTGCTGTGCTGTAAGGTGCTAACCCATGGGATGGATATGGGATCTGGAGAGCATAAAAAGCAATGTATCGCATTTACCGGTGAAGTAGCAGAAAAAACAGCAGAAATCATCGTTCGTGAGTTGGGCTTGATAAATATCGATGAAGCTATGGGAGCATAGTTAAAATGGGTGATATTATTAAAAAAACACCTTATCCAATTGCTGGCCTTATGCTAGCATGTGCAACTTTGGGTAACCTTTTAGCTATCTATGGAAGCTTTTTTAGATATTTGTTTGGTGCTTTGGCTTTTTGTATTTTGGCTCTTATACTGATAAAAGTAATAGTTATGCCCAAAAGCTTAGTCACCGCCTTTGAAAATCCAGTAGTTGCCAGTGTTTTGCCAACTTTTTCTATGGGACTTATGGTTCTATCAACCTATTTCACTTCATTTATTTTATTCGCAAATGTAATGTGGTTCTCAGCAGTATTACTCCACTTAATACTTATGGCAGTTTTTACTTTTAAATATATTTTAAATTTTGACATTAAAGCTGTATTCCCCAGTTATTTTGTGGTTTACGTAGGTTTAGTGGTGGGCAGCATTTCTGCGCCAGCAATAGGCCAACAAAGTATAGGTCAAGTTATATTTTGGTTTGGCTTTTTATCATATTTAGTGCTATTACCTTTTGTACTTTACAGAGTTATAAAAATAAAAGCAATGCAA
This genomic interval from Proteinivorax tanatarense contains the following:
- a CDS encoding winged helix-turn-helix domain-containing protein; translation: MKLKFRIWLENEEDELVIGQGLFTLLNLIKSTGSINKSAKALNMSYRTAWGKIKKAEIRYGCELVKKKSGGKSGGGTTLTKGGEQLLTNFDNLNQEAEKYMETLFNQYL
- a CDS encoding C-GCAxxG-C-C family protein, yielding MNKEVSIKKIREEAEELYREGKFFCSEAIVYSIKENFQLDMPDEMVAMASGFPVGIGKSKCLCGAVSGGVMALGYFLGRTKPGDSKVAKTLELANELQQSFKDNHKVLCCKVLTHGMDMGSGEHKKQCIAFTGEVAEKTAEIIVRELGLINIDEAMGA
- a CDS encoding TDT family transporter, with the translated sequence MGDIIKKTPYPIAGLMLACATLGNLLAIYGSFFRYLFGALAFCILALILIKVIVMPKSLVTAFENPVVASVLPTFSMGLMVLSTYFTSFILFANVMWFSAVLLHLILMAVFTFKYILNFDIKAVFPSYFVVYVGLVVGSISAPAIGQQSIGQVIFWFGFLSYLVLLPFVLYRVIKIKAMQPPALPTLVILTAPASLCLAGYISSFPQPNNALIYFLSGLAFVMFVAVAIKIPNLLKSEFYPSFSAFTFPFVITAVAFKNLSSINDFYGYMIFARFLEIWATIMVIYVVIRYLMFLLSLEFPIAQTKKKQAN